aatttaaaatcataaCTTATGGTTCTGGAGAAATAAGAGTCTTGCTGCCAAATTTTCTTGTACTTGCTGATTGTTCTTGAAATATACCAAGtcatatttgttttattacaACAAAGTTTTCCATATTTACTACTTTTCAGTGACAATTCTATCATAGCAAAAGCTATGAGAattctttgttatttgttttagTTATCATTGACATTCCTGTGTTTCACAGATAACTTTAtggttattcttttattggGCTGTCTTTTGTCGAAGTattgcatttctttttttaaatctcaTACCTTTTCTATTGTGTCATTGCTTTTAGGCAAATGCCAAGAAGCGCTTgagattttcaaaaaaatgCAAGAAGCAGGCGTACAACCTGACAAAGCTATGTGCAATATTTTGGTCGAGAGATGTTGCGAAGCTGGGGAGACGAAGACAATGACCCCAATTCTTCAATACATGAAAGAAAATCATCTTGCTCTTCGTTATCCTATCTTTTTAGAAGCACGCAAAATTCTAAGAATAGCCGGCGAGTGTGATGCAGTCCTCAGGCAAGTAAATCCTCATTGTGCTGCTGAATCTATCAATAATGATGATTCGTCTGAGTTCACTACAAGTGCTGACAATGATCCGATAGATAAAGGACTTCTACTGATTCtcttgagaaaacaaaatctTGTGGCAGTTGACCATTTACTTGCCGGGGTACTTGATAAGAATATGGTTTTAGAATCTTGGATAGTCTCAACCATTATTGAGGTAAACTGTAGTCAATGTAGAACTGATAGTGCTTTAATGGCCTTTGAATACAGTATGAGAGTGGGCATAGACCTTGAGAGAACAGCATATCTTGCCTTGATTGGCATTATGATAAGATCAAATACATCTCTGCGGGTTTTAGAGATTGTCAAGGAAACGATTAGGGTTGGGCATTCTCTTGGACTGTATTTAAGTGCTCTCTTAATATATAGGCTTGGATCTGCTAGAAGGCCCAATTGTGCTGCAAAGATTTTTGACTTGTTGCCAGATGAACAGAAGTGCACTGCTACTTATACTGCCATGATTGGTGTATACTTTTCTGCTGGTAGTGCAGCAAAAGCacttaaaatctataaaactaTGAAAAAGAACAGCATAAATCCTTCTTTGGGTACATATAATGTTCTTTTAGCTGGTCTTGAAAAAAGTGGCAGAGTTTGTGAAACAGATAATTTCAGAAAGGAAAAGAGGAGCCTGATGGCTGATGGTAATCGTTTGAGCTGTCTCCCTATGGAGGAGAAGATATGTGACCTCCTTTTTGCTGGGAGTTTGGTACCTTGACTAGCTCTTTCGGACCATAGAAATCCCGTTGCTATTGGAACGACCGAGAAAAATGGTGCTGTTTCTATTAGTGACAGTCAAATGGCCATGATTTTGACTCTGGATTGTGGTGGTCCTTTTGCCTAtctatgatgaagtttgtctGCATCAACCACGAGTAACTTGGATATGACAGAAATGTGTTCTCAAAGTTCCTTTGTGATGCAGCCTTATGATGGAGACCATGAACCCACACCTTTGACAGCTTTAGGCCGTGCTATGATAAGCATTAGTGGGATTTTTCGATGCTTCAGTGCTTTAAACTCGCTATGGTTCATCATGCTGCATATTCTGGGAGTTCTTTAACACGTCCACTTGGGATCTTTATGTACTACAATGTGAGTATACACAGAATCAGGATAGTGTAGCCTCAGGGATGGTAATCCTCAACTATATGTGAGAAAAACATTCTGTCTTCTCAACAAATCATGTCAACTATAACTTGCAGGAAGAAAATTATTCTCATTTTGGGTTAGTCAACTTGGCTAGGCATCAGAAGTCAAGAGGTCTTTTGTTCTGCAAAAATTTTGTTGCTTTATTGTTCTACTCATACTTGATGGATCGATACTGGGCAAAGACATATCCTTGCAGAGATCGTAAAAGCATTCCTTCAATAAAATAGGCATAGCATTTtggattttataaatttatggcTTATATGCCCTTTTTTTGGCTGTATACAATTGATAGTACACATACATTGGATGATAGTCCAATAGGTAGAAGCTCATAGGAGCACtgtgtattttcttttctctttttcattttttttttttggccaTAGGAGCTCTGTATAGATTATTGTTTGTCTAATGGAATTCATGGATCGGCACCTAAGAAACCTCATTTCTGTCTTTTGCTGAGAATACATTAGGAATCTCTTCAGGAACTCTTGTGACATAGATATCctcatcaatatttttataagttcaTAGTTCTATCCCTGCTTGGTTAAAGGGGACTAGCAGGATTGTTATTCAGGAACAAGATGAATATGCTTGAATTGGTGTCTGACCAATTACCTACTGCTCGAGTATTACATTAAGACAATTTGGAATTGGGAGTGTCCTGATCTGTTTACTTTTCTTCTATACATTCAAGATCTTGTCCCGGGGGAGCTGAGGCTTCAAACATCACCTAATACAACCTGCCTGCCATGTGATTTAAGAACACatttgatacccttccaaATTGAATTATCTCTCACATCTAAACattcatttttatgttttcagTCTGTTTTCAAGGCACACCAAAAATTAGCGAGCATTCATGAATGTCTTCAATGAATGCAATATATACTATTCTTCTATTATTAGAATATCAGCATAATCCATTCTTGATGGAACCCACTAAAAGAACGATTAGCATAAgcaaaaacttgagatgaagtGGATGGACAAGATGGGGCATTGTCCTAAGCATAAGATTtcaatattatcaatattaatgagagtttatcatttttttatagtgAGCGTAAAGAATTGattatttctataattattattagtgcAATGactcattaataaaatctaaatcttgATCTTGATATATAGCTAACAAATTGCAGAAAAGCAAcaacattattataaaaacttgGAACCAATACAGCTAACAAACATGGTACATGTGGtttcattaaaaaagaaaaacatggTTTCATATGGTTGTAGGAAGGGAGGTGTGGAATCTTATCCATTATGCCATCACTCTTCTTAGTTGataaactaattaaacaagcattataattaattaatcagcTGTCTGTCGGATATGATTCATCAATAGTGTCATGCCTCTGCGCAAAGAGGCTCCAACCTCCTAAAGGTGCGCAAACTCAGGCCAGCTCAAGGGTTTAATTTGCTGAGTCAGGTTTTGTACTTTGTTGACAAggttcttaaatatttttacatattagtttgtttattttattttttatagctCTCCTTTCTTAACAACCCACCAAAAACTCTGCTGATATCCAAAAAGAATAAGTCTAAAACATTAATTGCGCACTACTGATTGACCTTAGGCACATATGGAATGGACCATTGTGCGAGTGAGTAGCCCCTTTTTGAGTTTGTGCCGTTCCCATTCccatttttattgttaatcCCACCTGTCATTAGATCACTCTGACTCATGGAATGCCCATTGGTCCTGTCAACTACATAGCAGGACAgcaatctcttttttttcttattgtaaaaattaatagatttttttattaatattagaacaAAATGAAATCCAAATATAAAGCTTCTCTAATTACATATATGAGGATATTAATTAGGACTACTCTGTAATTGGGATGCATAGCATACTTCTTGTTGTTAATTATATCTGGAAATATTATAATCTTTATGATCCATTTTCTATGGTTTaatttcctcttttttttggACAAAGTAATTTCTTAATAAGTGAGTGTTGTACTTCACAATATTACTTAAGAGTTTAATTGTTTGTAAATGGGTGCcaaaatcttcttttttttttatagaaaaatttatactgtcaatcttctaatttttaatatttaatatatctaTAGTCTATTAAGTTTTCGATATTAACATCtaataattttccaatataataAAGTTATTAATCACTAAGAGGCCGActgtaaataaataacttattttgataaatatatttagaattagTTTAAAATGTGTAGGGTAAGATTCTTACGAGTTATAAAATActactttaaaaataacatacaTAACTAAGGTTCAAACTTGAAGTTTTAGTTAAGTTAGAAGAAAATTTTACCATTTTATCTAAATCTCCTGGGtggtaaataaataactttagTTTGAATAActtcttattaaattaaatgaaactTTGGATATTACAAGATTATTTAAGCAAATCTTATGGAGCATGatcaaaattataactttatcaatttctaaagctttatttatttatttatttaattattttatttggctTGGATGACAAAGCATCCATTAagaattatagtagttgtttaaAACGTTTAGCCTAAGGCAGTAGGCGACTGACTTGGGTGGATTTGTAGCATATTTGGACAAACAAGATATACACAGCAGCTGCCATGCTTCAATCTCAAGCaagtttcaaaaaattaaggagAGACCACATTAACGAGGTTGCGTAAGGCTTGAATCAGAGTAcccattatttttgttgtcaTGCATTCCACTTCATTTGCCAAAGATATacgctttttctttttcttttttcttaattaaaatacaagaaagaaaatggaacaaatcgtaaatattaaaaagaaagtaacTATATGGTGCTATAAACAAAGCCAATTAAAGAATGCTTGATTTGAAATTTCTATATTATAGTcgtcaattttttcttttttttatctgaACTAaccttcatatatataatttaataaattaatcacgtataatagtaaattattttttattataagaagATCAATTAGCGGTGAATTATATAATGCCGAATAATCGtcactttatatttattataaaaagaatcattTAATGCAAAGGATGAATTTTCACTTGTAAAAGTCTTGAGCTAATTCTGAAAATGTTATATATCTTTGAAAACAAATCCTAAGCCTCCTTTTCTTATCATAAAAATTGTGATACATGAGATCTTTTGTAGGGAACAGAATGCGTCTGAAAGAACTGTGGCAAGTCCCGCATGACACACTAAATAGAACAGAATTGTAGCCTCTCAATGCAAAGCAAATACATACTTGAGATTAGGGAAGCTGACCAATAAGATTAAGAGGATGAAGGCTGACCCATATCCACGTCACTTGGAACAAGATCTCTCAGCTTTCATTTTCCACGGCTTTGATTTAAGGAATAAAAATGGGAGAATTTGTGCGGCGAAGCAAAAAGAGATCCCACCCCGCAATATACAATAGACATCATCCCCAAGCCAATAACTCTTGTAAGAATATATGCCTACGACTATATCTAAGTATAATGTAATGAACCCCATAATAGACAGATGGGTAATGATGCTGCGACTAGACAGGGTTCCTTCAGTCCAACaatatcctttttcttctattcATTTTTGTTTCAGCGTACAGTGACATGCatgtataaataaagatgataatagaggaataaaaagattatgtGCACTAGCTAGGTTTTGgattcttcaattttttcttgaatatAGTATCTCTTCTCTTATGTTTTTACATACATGTTTGACTCGTAAATATCATTACATCTTTCACATGCCACTCCTACCTTTACCCATCAAAAGTAGCCAATGCAGCATTGTAGGTGTTATTCGTCTCTCAAAACAGCATCCCAAGATAGCCTTTCTTTTGGTTATTTTGGCAAtgtgaataaagaaaaaagaattcacTTAATGAAtactttaaattataaatgaatgtctagttaaataataatttcttatcctaaaaggaaacttttagttattctaatatattatGTCAAATGGCTGaatgaataatatatatagaatatacCGTAACAAAActagttttaaaataattaacacttagaattaattattttaaaattaaatctatgAGCCATTCTTTCCATGACATGCATGCCAACTTTAATGTAAATTATGAATAACCAAAACTAACACATCAAATTAAGGAGATTTACgtgattttaatatgagaaaatatacGATCTGATGTATAATTAGcctttttactttctttctttattaattttttctttgggTGTCTTTGGCTatcacaataaaaaaaatgatagaCTTTGAGTTTAATAATTTCGTCTTTTTTCAAGTATTACCTAATAAGTATTGGTATTTGTCAAACttaattaaagtaattataaGCTGCTTACGTCGGAAATTGAAATGCAACATTTAATCAAAAACTACCATATGCAAtgattctcttcttcttctttttttctctaaaacGGCCTTTTTGTAAACGTAAAGTTGACATTCAACAGAGGCATCATACACCAAAAATGGCTTCTAAGAGAGGGGAAGGATTAACGAACCAAATTAAGAAGATTACAGAAAGAAACAATCATTCTTAGGTGGCCAGTGAGGAACCCTATTACAATTTCTAAGACTGAATTGAATTGACATTATGAGTGGGGCGAATTTTGGGTGGCAAGCCATTGGAAAATATCAGTAGTGCCCGTGAATTATTGGGATGCAATGCAACCAAGTGGAAGCGTGCATGTGGTAGGAATGGCCTGTGTAAAACCAAGTTTAAGCTAGCAAGGCATCCAATCCTCCAAAAATTATTGCTCAAAAGGTAGAACTAAATTGTTGGCGTCTTGGTCATTCCAATAGTGTCAGCATCATATCATAAATTTCAGTTTACCGATCGTGATATCTCCATCGCCTCCATTTTTAGTACTACTATTATCCTCGGAATATATCAATAATGCCTAGTTGAACTTAAATTAGTGGCTTCAACACTGCCAAAAGATGCTTCGTATtcatactttcttttttcaaagaGAAGGACATAATCATGTAATTGTTGATAATCTAAACTATAAAAtgtaagaaattttttaaaatattttcagaaAATTTGTGTTGAATGTTTACTTGCCTATGCTCATAATTAGAggacagaaaagaaaaacattgaTACTCAAAGTTTATATTTAGACATTAATGACGTATTTGGCTCGGCTGATCAATGTAGATGGTAGCTAGTGGTTGCTAGCTGATGACTTATAATTTAAACaatttagtaaaaatttattagtggTTGTTATTAGTTTGTTAAATGACAATTGAGAATATGatttatcattaattatattatattatatttaatgttataaattgataaaaatattataattaatttttttagctcaaatgtatttattattaaaaatatttataaatattattttcaaatatagaaatttaaattctactaaatgaaattttttaattttaaataataa
The sequence above is drawn from the Ricinus communis isolate WT05 ecotype wild-type chromosome 7, ASM1957865v1, whole genome shotgun sequence genome and encodes:
- the LOC125368608 gene encoding pentatricopeptide repeat-containing protein At2g01390-like — encoded protein: MVKLLEMVHLSGISRFLVNSLISSSICKDLFFHDFNTSKKCIHSLLQSKPTKSTKFSTKPPKSVLNKDKIQNPNVYTRNTVSNIYRILKYSTWETAKEQILKLGIKWDSYTVNQVLKTHPPMEKAWIFFNWVSGFQGFKHDQFTYTTMLDIFGEAGRIESMNYVFKQMQEKDIKIDTVTYTSLMHWLSRNGDVDGAIKIWEEMKEKGLYLTVVSYTAFMKILFDNKRVKEATNIYKEMLECGIPPNCHTYTVLMEYLVVSGKCQEALEIFKKMQEAGVQPDKAMCNILVERCCEAGETKTMTPILQYMKENHLALRYPIFLEARKILRIAGECDAVLRQVNPHCAAESINNDDSSEFTTSADNDPIDKGLLLILLRKQNLVAVDHLLAGVLDKNMVLESWIVSTIIEVNCSQCRTDSALMAFEYSMRVGIDLERTAYLALIGIMIRSNTSLRVLEIVKETIRVGHSLGLYLSALLIYRLGSARRPNCAAKIFDLLPDEQKCTATYTAMIGVYFSAGSAAKALKIYKTMKKNSINPSLGTYNVLLAGLEKSGRVCETDNFRKEKRSLMADGNRLSCLPMEEKICDLLFAGSLVP